A genomic stretch from Thunnus maccoyii chromosome 19, fThuMac1.1, whole genome shotgun sequence includes:
- the rhof gene encoding rho-related GTP-binding protein RhoF, which yields MTQNGARTANGTATKKGEELKIVIVGDGGCGKTSLLMVYAKGDFPEKYAPSVFEKYVTTISLGGKEIKLNLYDTAGQEDYDRLRPLSYQEANLVLVCFDVTSPTSFENVMIKWYPEVKHFCRDIPVILIGCKTDLRKDKECARKLKAMNLAPITYTQGEETRQQMNAELYLECSAKYQENVDDIFREATKKVLAFNRKHRNNRRRKKCVIL from the exons ATGACACAAAACGGTGCCAGGACTGCTAATGGTACCGCCACAAAAAAGGGAGAAGAACTTAAAATTGTGATCGTGGGAGATGGAGGCTGCGGGAAAACATCTCTTCTGATGGTTTATGCCAAAGGTGATTTTCCAGAG AAATACGCCCCATCAGTGTTCGAAAAATATGTCACCACAATCTCTCTTGGAGGAAAAGAGATAAAGCTCAACCTGTACGACACAGCTG gtcAGGAAGACTATGACAGGCTGCGTCCGCTTTCTTACCAAGAAGCCAATCTGGTTTTAGTCTGCTTTGATGTCACCAGCCCCACCAGCTTTGAGAATGTCATGATAAAG TGGTACCCAGAGGTGAAGCACTTCTGTCGGGACATTCCTGTCATCCTGATTGGCTGCAAGACTGACCTCAGGAAGGATAAAGAGTGTGCAAGGAAGCTGAAGGCCATGAATctggctcccatcacttacacacAG GGCGAAGAGACCCGGCAGCAGATGAACGCAGAGCTCTACCTCGAGTGTTCAGCGAAGTATCAGGAGAACGTGGATGACATTTTCAGAGAAGCCACCAAAAAAGTGTTGGCATTCAATCGGAAACATAGGAacaacaggaggaggaaaaaatgtgtcattttgtga